TCCGGCGCATTTACGGCGGTAGATGACGGGCAATATTATATGAAGCCGGATTCTACAGCCTACAAAGCCGCGCTTGATGCGCTTGGCGGCAACGATCCGTCGCAAGGCGCGTTGTACTATTTTAATCCGAAGACGGCTACATCGAAGTGGATATGGTCCCGCAAGCAAACCGTCCACATTGGCAATCATATCTTCGCGGTATAAGATTCATAAATGAAGGGCTATGTACAAAGTTTGCCCGGTATCGGCATGGTTTATTTAAAGAAATAATGGTTAAAGGCACATTCCCGCTCAAATCGAGTGGCGATGTGCCTTTTATTTTTTAAACTGCCCTATATTTCCTAACATTCATAGCTTTGTTATACTAAAAATTAAATCCTTTGTACAAATTCTAAATAAATAAGGTGATCTCATGGAATCGAAACGTATTGCAGCAGAAAAAGCAGTTGAACTCGTCAAAGACGGGATGAAAGTAGGACTTGGAACCGGCTCTACCGCTTATTGGGCGATCCAAGCCATTGGCCGTAAGGTGAAAGAAGAGGGGCTAACCATTCAAGCGGTCGCGACCTCCGTTCAATCCGAGCAGCTGGCGAAAGAACTTGGCATTCCGATGATGCCATTCGCAGACGTGGACGTGCTTGATCTGACAATTGACGGAGCAGATGAGGTTGATCCCGCCCTGCACCTCATAAAAGGCGGCGGCGGCGCTCTGCTCCGCGAGAAAATTGTAGCGGCTGCAAGCAAGCAGCTGATTATTATCGTGGACGAGAGCAAGGACGTGAAGCAGC
This region of Paenibacillus sp. JDR-2 genomic DNA includes:
- the rpiA gene encoding ribose-5-phosphate isomerase RpiA, which encodes MESKRIAAEKAVELVKDGMKVGLGTGSTAYWAIQAIGRKVKEEGLTIQAVATSVQSEQLAKELGIPMMPFADVDVLDLTIDGADEVDPALHLIKGGGGALLREKIVAAASKQLIIIVDESKDVKQLGKFPLPVEIVPFAFELTVRKLRKLGCEPKLRKNGEELYVTDNGNYIADCEFGAIADPEALHDDLNRIPGVVDNGLFIHMASLVIVGSADGSIRSITKE